In one window of Bos taurus isolate L1 Dominette 01449 registration number 42190680 breed Hereford chromosome 15, ARS-UCD2.0, whole genome shotgun sequence DNA:
- the OR5AK31 gene encoding olfactory receptor family 5 subfamily AK member 31, which produces MEENNGTTVTEFLLLGFAGQHKSWPVLFTILLMIYMVTLVGNIGVILLIKVDSSLHTPMYFFLQNLAFVDLCYTSAVTPKMLQNLVGTERSISFMGCVVQLLVDGAFITSDCYILAAMAVDHYVAICNPLHSPTVMTRRVCIHLLVGSYFMGFLNASVNVGFIFSLSFCKSNKINHFFCDAPPILALSCSNIYFSVMMLTVFVGFNLTLTVSVVIFSYMFILAAILKISSAAGRKKAFSTCTSHLTAVTIFYGTLSYMYLHHRATESQEQEKMASVFYGVVIPMLNPLIYSLRNQDVREALKGVGKKCF; this is translated from the coding sequence atggaagaaaacaacGGCACTACAGTGACTGAATTCCTTCTCCTGGGATTCGCTGGTCAACACAAGTCTTGGCCTGTCCTCTTCACAATATTGCTAATGATCTATATGGTCACCTTAGTGGGTAACATTGGCGTGATCCTCCTCATCAAGGTTGACTCTTCCcttcacacccccatgtactttttcctccaAAACTTGGCTTTTGTTGATCTCTGCTACACCTCTGCCGTCACCCCTAAGATGTTGCAAAACCTTGTAGGAACAGAGCGATCCATCTCGTTCATGGGATGTGTGGTGCAGTTACTAGTCGATGGGGCTTTTATAACCAGTGATTGCTACATCCTGGCGGCTATGGCAGTGGACCATTACGTGGCCATCTGTAACCCTCTCCACTCTCCAACAGTCATGACCCGGAGGGTCTGCATTCACCTGTTAGTTGGATCATACTTCATGGGTTTCCTAAATGCCTCTGTAAATGTAGGTTTTATTTTCTCACTGAGTTTTTGCAAATCCAATAAAATTAATCACTTTTTCTGTGATGCTCCCCCAATTCTGGCCCTCTCATGCTCCAATATTTACTTCAGCGTCATGATGTTAACAGTCTTTGTGGGGTTTAACTTGACGCTCACCGTGTCAGTCGTGATCTTTTCCTACATGTTTATCCTGGCTGCCATCCTGAAGATCTCTTCTGCTGCAGGGAGGAAGAAAGCCTTCTCCACATGCACTTCCCACCTGACAGCTGTCACCATTTTCTATGGGACGCTCTCGTACATGTATCTGCACCATCGTGCCACAGAGTCTCAAGAGCAAGAAAAAATGGCTTCTGTGTTTTATGGGGTTGTGATCCCCATGTTAAACCCCCtcatctacagcctgaggaaccAAGATGTGAGAGAAGCCCTGAAAGGAGTTGGAAAGAAGTGTTTCTAG